The following proteins are co-located in the Ensifer sp. WSM1721 genome:
- a CDS encoding tetratricopeptide repeat protein — protein sequence MTLAAMTADVSGHTIQEANRRHQRKPKLAAFLMLGSALFLAGCQTDNSESMFRVERAQGSEENIASLSSVIASNPSDPEGYNVRGSAYGRAGEFRRALADFDEAIRLNPRFFQAYANRALVQRNMGNQQAALADYNAALQISPTYDVAYIGRGNLYRQAGQLDAAFNDFNKAIELDTTDPRAYHNRGLIYQARNQHGEAIEDFSKAISLSPSSPEPYNGRGISYVAQGDDDNAFSDFNTAINLNGKLAESWANQALVYERRGDRAKASKSYSHALSLDPKYEPARAGLSRVKATS from the coding sequence TTGACACTTGCTGCCATGACTGCGGACGTCTCCGGTCACACCATCCAAGAGGCGAACCGCCGCCACCAGCGCAAGCCGAAGCTTGCCGCCTTTCTCATGCTCGGCTCTGCCCTGTTTCTTGCAGGCTGCCAGACCGACAATTCCGAATCGATGTTTCGCGTCGAACGGGCCCAAGGCTCGGAAGAGAACATCGCCTCCCTCTCGAGCGTGATCGCGTCCAATCCGAGCGATCCCGAAGGCTACAACGTGCGCGGCTCGGCTTACGGACGCGCCGGGGAATTCCGCCGCGCGCTCGCCGATTTCGACGAGGCGATCCGACTGAACCCGCGCTTCTTCCAGGCCTATGCCAACCGCGCGCTTGTCCAGCGCAACATGGGCAACCAGCAAGCCGCTCTCGCCGATTACAACGCGGCGCTGCAGATCAGTCCGACCTACGACGTCGCCTATATCGGTCGCGGCAATCTCTATCGGCAGGCGGGCCAGCTCGATGCCGCTTTCAACGACTTCAACAAGGCGATCGAGCTCGACACGACCGATCCCCGCGCCTATCACAATCGCGGCCTGATCTATCAGGCGCGCAACCAGCACGGAGAGGCGATCGAGGATTTCTCGAAGGCGATTTCGCTGTCGCCAAGCTCGCCCGAACCCTATAACGGCCGCGGCATTTCCTATGTGGCCCAGGGCGACGATGACAACGCCTTCTCGGATTTCAACACGGCTATCAATCTCAACGGCAAGCTGGCCGAGTCCTGGGCAAACCAGGCGCTGGTCTACGAGCGCCGCGGCGACAGGGCCAAGGCTTCGAAGTCCTATTCGCACGCGCTTTCGCTCGATCCCAAATACGAGCCGGCGCGCGCGGGCCTTTCCCGCGTCAAGGCGACCTCCTGA
- a CDS encoding DUF992 domain-containing protein, translating into MFKRTFIAAVTLAALSGTASAQSYVTLGRLTCGSEGGTGLIVTSTKNLMCTFRPADGSPGAVYAGKITKIGIDIGATGKTVMIWDVLAKTGTPLTEYALAGEYVGVGADASFAVGGGAKVIAGGTNKAFMLQPVNIQVQEGLNVALGIDHLVLAPAG; encoded by the coding sequence ATGTTCAAACGAACCTTCATTGCGGCAGTCACCCTTGCGGCCCTTTCCGGAACTGCCTCTGCCCAAAGCTACGTGACGCTTGGCCGCCTCACCTGCGGCTCTGAAGGCGGCACCGGGCTCATCGTCACCTCCACCAAGAACCTCATGTGCACCTTCAGGCCGGCCGATGGTTCGCCCGGAGCCGTCTATGCCGGCAAGATCACCAAAATCGGCATCGATATCGGCGCCACCGGCAAAACCGTCATGATTTGGGATGTGCTGGCGAAAACCGGCACGCCGTTGACCGAATATGCCCTGGCTGGCGAATATGTCGGTGTTGGCGCCGATGCGAGCTTTGCCGTCGGCGGTGGAGCAAAGGTCATTGCCGGCGGCACGAACAAGGCCTTCATGCTGCAGCCGGTCAATATCCAGGTTCAGGAAGGTCTGAACGTCGCACTCGGTATCGATCATCTGGTTCTGGCGCCGGCAGGTTGA
- a CDS encoding NAD(P)(+) transhydrogenase (Re/Si-specific) subunit beta gives MNANFAAFLYLVSGVLFIMALRGLSHPTTSRRGNAYGMTGMAIAIVTTLLLAQPSVGGFLLIVLGLAVGGGGGAYIAKRIPMTAMPQLVAGFHSLVGLAAVLVAAGALYAPSSFGIGEVGSIHAQALVEMALGVSIGAITFTGSVIAFLKLDGRMSGKPILLPYRHLINLTLGALIVFFIIGLALTESHFNFWAIVLLSLALGVLIIIPIGGADMPVVVSMLNSYSGWAAAGIGFTLGNLALIITGALVGSSGAILSYIMCKGMNRSFISVILGGFGGETAIAGGDGGVQKTVKQGSADDAAFLMQNASKVIIVPGYGMAVAQAQHALREMGDKLKEAGVEVKYAIHPVAGRMPGHMNVLLAEANVPYDEVFELEDINSEFAQADVAYVIGANDVTNPAARDDKTSPIYGMPILDVDKAKTCLFVKRSLGSGYAGIDNTLFYKDGTMMLLGDAKKVTEEIVKAINH, from the coding sequence ATGAACGCTAATTTCGCAGCCTTCCTCTATCTCGTCTCCGGCGTGCTCTTCATCATGGCCCTTAGAGGCCTGTCGCATCCGACCACCAGCCGGAGGGGCAATGCCTATGGCATGACCGGCATGGCCATCGCCATCGTTACGACGCTTCTCCTGGCGCAGCCCTCGGTCGGCGGCTTCCTCTTGATCGTGCTTGGCCTTGCTGTTGGCGGCGGCGGCGGCGCCTATATCGCCAAGCGCATCCCGATGACGGCGATGCCGCAGCTCGTCGCCGGCTTCCACTCGCTCGTCGGTCTGGCCGCGGTGCTGGTCGCCGCCGGCGCGCTCTATGCGCCGTCCTCATTCGGCATCGGCGAGGTCGGCTCGATCCATGCCCAGGCGCTCGTCGAGATGGCGCTCGGCGTGTCGATCGGCGCGATCACCTTCACCGGTTCGGTTATCGCCTTCCTGAAGCTCGACGGTCGCATGTCCGGCAAACCGATCCTGCTGCCCTATCGCCATCTGATCAATCTGACGCTCGGAGCCCTTATCGTCTTCTTCATCATCGGGCTGGCGCTGACGGAGAGCCATTTCAATTTCTGGGCGATCGTGCTCCTGTCGCTAGCGCTCGGCGTCCTGATCATCATCCCGATCGGCGGCGCCGACATGCCGGTGGTGGTGTCGATGCTCAACTCCTATTCCGGCTGGGCGGCCGCCGGTATCGGCTTCACGCTCGGCAACCTAGCGCTGATCATCACCGGGGCGCTGGTCGGCTCCTCGGGTGCGATCCTCTCCTACATCATGTGCAAGGGAATGAACCGGTCCTTCATCTCGGTCATTCTCGGCGGTTTCGGCGGCGAGACGGCGATCGCCGGCGGCGACGGCGGCGTGCAGAAGACCGTAAAGCAGGGCTCGGCCGACGATGCCGCGTTCCTGATGCAGAACGCCTCGAAGGTGATCATCGTGCCCGGCTATGGCATGGCGGTGGCACAGGCACAGCATGCGCTTCGGGAAATGGGTGACAAGCTCAAGGAGGCGGGCGTCGAGGTCAAATACGCCATCCATCCGGTCGCCGGCCGCATGCCGGGGCACATGAACGTGCTCTTGGCGGAAGCGAACGTGCCCTATGACGAGGTGTTCGAGCTCGAGGACATCAACTCGGAATTCGCCCAGGCGGACGTCGCCTATGTCATCGGTGCCAACGACGTCACCAATCCGGCGGCGCGCGACGACAAGACCTCGCCGATCTACGGCATGCCGATCCTCGACGTCGACAAGGCCAAGACCTGCCTGTTCGTCAAGCGCTCGCTCGGCTCCGGCTATGCCGGCATCGACAACACGCTGTTCTACAAGGACGGCACGATGATGCTGCTCGGAGACGCCAAGAAGGTCACCGAGGAGATCGTCAAGGCGATCAACCACTGA
- the rpsU gene encoding 30S ribosomal protein S21: MQVLVRDNNVDQALRALKKKMQREGIFREMKMRDFYEKPSQKRAREKAEAVRRVRKLARKRAQREGLLAR, translated from the coding sequence GTGCAGGTACTTGTCCGCGATAACAATGTCGACCAGGCGCTCCGCGCTCTCAAGAAGAAGATGCAGCGCGAAGGCATTTTCCGCGAAATGAAGATGCGTGACTTCTACGAAAAGCCGTCCCAGAAGCGTGCGCGCGAAAAGGCTGAAGCTGTCCGCCGCGTCCGCAAGCTGGCTCGCAAGCGTGCACAGCGTGAAGGCCTTCTGGCCCGCTGA
- a CDS encoding NAD(P) transhydrogenase subunit alpha: MANELLDKALTDLERAVEAVRTAAEYVPDAAGAVAHGATGGAIDPFVFRLAIFVLAIFVGYYVVWSVTPALHTPLMAVTNAISSVIVVGALLAVGISASGLATGFGFVALVLASVNIFGGFLVTQRMLAMYKKKDK; this comes from the coding sequence ATGGCGAACGAACTTCTGGACAAGGCACTGACCGATCTCGAAAGGGCGGTCGAGGCGGTTCGGACGGCGGCCGAATACGTGCCGGACGCGGCCGGAGCGGTGGCGCATGGCGCAACCGGCGGCGCGATCGATCCTTTCGTCTTTCGCCTGGCGATTTTCGTGCTGGCGATCTTCGTCGGCTATTACGTCGTCTGGTCGGTGACGCCGGCGCTGCACACGCCGCTGATGGCGGTCACCAACGCGATCTCCTCGGTGATCGTCGTCGGCGCGCTTTTGGCGGTCGGCATCTCTGCTTCGGGGCTCGCCACCGGCTTCGGCTTCGTCGCGCTGGTGCTCGCTTCGGTGAACATCTTCGGCGGCTTCCTCGTCACCCAGCGCATGCTCGCCATGTACAAGAAGAAAGACAAGTGA
- a CDS encoding sarcosine oxidase subunit delta, whose product MLLIYCPYCEEERSELEFRNGGDAHIARPTNIAEISDEEFEAYFFLRDNPKGVIYERWRHIHGCGRFFNAARDTVSDRFITTYKAGEPKPDLDVEPKTPETVETYEALEGAAQ is encoded by the coding sequence ATGCTTCTGATTTACTGCCCCTATTGCGAGGAAGAGCGCTCCGAGCTCGAGTTCCGCAACGGCGGCGATGCTCACATCGCCCGTCCGACCAATATCGCCGAGATCAGCGACGAAGAATTCGAGGCCTATTTCTTCCTGCGCGACAATCCGAAGGGCGTGATTTACGAAAGATGGCGGCATATCCATGGCTGCGGCCGCTTCTTCAACGCGGCGCGTGACACCGTCAGCGACCGGTTCATCACCACCTACAAGGCCGGCGAGCCGAAGCCAGACCTCGACGTCGAGCCGAAGACGCCTGAGACGGTCGAAACCTACGAGGCCCTGGAAGGAGCCGCGCAATGA
- a CDS encoding sarcosine oxidase subunit alpha: protein MTGVNRISGAGRLTPARTARFTFDGRTLTALEGDTVASALIANDIHLVGRSFKYHRPRGILSAGAEEPNALLDVSRDAARRQPNVRATVQEVFDGMKVSSQNRWPSLAFDVGGFNDLLSPFFAAGFYYKTFMWPKAAWHKLYEPFIRRAAGLGVAPTEPDPDHYASRYVHCDVLVIGAGVAGLAAALAAAKAGAKVILCDEQPEVGGALHYDSGTVIDGKPGYDWAQATGRALAAMGNVTLLTRTTAFGYYNHNFVGLVERVTDHLAAVDKTLPRERLWQVRAKKVILANGAIERHMVFANNDRPGIMLASAARTYLNHFGVAVGKKVGVYTAHDSAYEAAFDLKRAGVAVAAIVDCREKPGEAVLSQARDLGIEVLTGHSVVNTTGKLRIASINVARNGGGTSRKIAVDALLVSAGWTPSVHLFSQSRGKVKFDAATERFLPGIYAQECLSVGACNGTDDLQATIDEALAAGELAARAAGAEGGAQVALTGRNAFEWTGGMHGAAEGAGADTTVKAFIDFQHDVCAKDIRLAVREGMHSIEHIKRFTTNGMASDQGKLSNMHGLAIAAEALGKEIPAVGLTTFRQPYTPVTFGAIVNHSRGSLFDPARKTPIHAWEEAHGAEFEDVGNWKRAWFYPKAGENMHEAVARECKTVREVAGVFDASTLGKIEVVGPDAAKFLNLMYTNAWDNLKPGRCRYGIMLRDDGFIYDDGVVGRLAEDRFHVTTTTGGAPRVLHHMEDYLQTEFPHLKVWLTSTTEQWAVIAVQGPKAREIIAPLAAGIDFSNEAFPHMSVAEGKICGVPTRLFRMSFTGELGFEVNVPADYGQAVWEAIWARAEPMGACAYGTETMHVLRAEKGYIIVGQDTDGTVTPDDAGLSWAVSKKKPDFVGIRGLKRPDLVKDGRKQLVGLLTKDPKVVLEEGAQIVADPNQPKPMTMLGHVTSSYWSPNCGRSIALAVVAGGRARLGETLYVPMADRTIAVEVSDMVFFDKEGGRLHG from the coding sequence ATGACTGGGGTCAATCGTATTTCGGGTGCCGGGCGCCTGACGCCCGCGCGCACCGCCCGCTTCACCTTTGACGGCCGGACGCTGACGGCGCTCGAAGGCGATACGGTCGCCTCGGCGCTGATTGCCAACGACATCCATCTCGTCGGCCGTTCGTTCAAGTATCACCGTCCGCGCGGCATTCTGTCCGCCGGCGCCGAGGAGCCGAATGCGTTGCTCGACGTCTCGCGCGATGCGGCCCGCCGGCAGCCGAACGTGCGGGCCACCGTCCAGGAGGTCTTCGACGGCATGAAGGTGTCGTCGCAGAACCGCTGGCCCTCGCTCGCCTTCGATGTCGGTGGGTTCAACGATCTCCTGTCACCTTTCTTCGCGGCCGGTTTCTACTACAAGACCTTCATGTGGCCGAAGGCCGCGTGGCACAAGCTCTACGAACCCTTCATCCGCCGCGCCGCCGGCCTTGGCGTTGCGCCGACGGAGCCCGATCCGGATCATTATGCGAGCCGTTACGTCCATTGCGACGTGCTGGTGATCGGCGCTGGCGTCGCCGGTCTCGCGGCCGCGCTTGCGGCGGCGAAGGCCGGCGCGAAGGTGATCCTGTGCGACGAACAGCCGGAGGTCGGCGGGGCGCTGCATTACGACAGCGGCACCGTCATCGACGGCAAGCCCGGTTACGACTGGGCGCAGGCGACGGGCCGGGCGCTTGCCGCCATGGGCAATGTGACGCTGCTCACCCGCACGACGGCATTCGGCTACTACAATCACAATTTCGTCGGCCTCGTGGAGCGCGTGACGGATCATCTCGCCGCCGTCGACAAGACGCTACCGCGAGAGCGGCTCTGGCAGGTGCGCGCGAAGAAGGTCATCCTCGCCAATGGCGCCATCGAACGCCACATGGTGTTCGCCAACAACGACCGGCCCGGGATCATGCTGGCCTCGGCGGCCCGCACCTATCTCAATCACTTCGGTGTCGCTGTCGGCAAGAAAGTCGGCGTCTATACAGCGCATGATTCGGCCTACGAGGCGGCCTTCGACCTCAAGAGAGCCGGCGTTGCCGTGGCAGCGATCGTCGATTGCCGCGAGAAGCCGGGCGAAGCGGTGCTCTCTCAGGCGCGTGATCTCGGCATAGAGGTGCTGACCGGTCATTCGGTCGTCAACACCACCGGCAAGCTCCGGATTGCCTCGATCAATGTCGCCCGCAATGGCGGCGGCACTTCTCGCAAGATCGCCGTCGATGCGCTGCTCGTCTCGGCGGGCTGGACGCCATCGGTGCACCTCTTCTCGCAGTCGCGCGGCAAGGTGAAGTTCGACGCCGCAACCGAGCGCTTCCTGCCCGGCATCTATGCCCAGGAGTGCCTCTCCGTCGGCGCCTGCAATGGCACCGACGATCTGCAGGCGACGATCGATGAGGCGCTTGCCGCCGGCGAACTGGCGGCTCGTGCCGCCGGTGCCGAAGGCGGCGCACAGGTTGCTCTCACCGGCCGGAACGCTTTCGAATGGACGGGCGGCATGCATGGAGCGGCCGAAGGCGCGGGGGCGGACACGACCGTGAAGGCCTTCATTGATTTCCAGCACGACGTCTGCGCCAAGGACATCCGCCTGGCGGTGCGCGAGGGAATGCACTCGATCGAGCACATCAAGCGGTTCACCACCAACGGCATGGCCTCCGACCAGGGCAAGCTTTCCAACATGCATGGTCTCGCGATCGCGGCGGAAGCGCTCGGCAAGGAAATCCCGGCAGTGGGTCTCACGACCTTCCGCCAGCCCTATACGCCGGTGACCTTCGGCGCGATCGTCAATCACTCGCGTGGCAGCCTCTTCGATCCGGCGCGTAAGACGCCGATCCATGCCTGGGAGGAGGCGCATGGCGCCGAGTTCGAGGATGTCGGCAACTGGAAGCGCGCCTGGTTCTATCCGAAGGCAGGCGAAAACATGCACGAGGCGGTCGCGCGCGAGTGCAAGACGGTCCGCGAGGTGGCCGGCGTCTTCGATGCGTCGACGCTCGGCAAGATCGAGGTGGTCGGCCCCGACGCTGCCAAGTTCCTGAACCTCATGTATACGAACGCCTGGGACAACCTGAAGCCCGGCCGCTGCCGCTACGGAATCATGCTGCGCGACGACGGCTTCATCTACGATGACGGCGTCGTCGGCCGTCTTGCGGAGGACCGCTTCCATGTTACGACCACGACGGGCGGTGCGCCGCGCGTCCTGCACCACATGGAAGACTATCTCCAGACGGAGTTCCCGCATCTGAAAGTCTGGCTCACCTCGACGACCGAGCAATGGGCGGTCATCGCGGTGCAGGGGCCGAAGGCGCGCGAGATCATCGCGCCGCTCGCCGCGGGCATCGATTTTTCCAACGAGGCCTTCCCACATATGAGCGTCGCCGAAGGAAAGATCTGCGGCGTGCCGACCCGGCTCTTCCGCATGTCCTTCACCGGCGAGCTTGGCTTCGAGGTCAACGTCCCGGCGGACTACGGCCAGGCGGTATGGGAGGCGATCTGGGCGCGGGCCGAGCCCATGGGCGCCTGCGCCTACGGCACCGAGACCATGCACGTGCTGCGCGCCGAGAAGGGCTACATCATCGTCGGCCAGGACACGGACGGCACCGTGACTCCGGACGATGCCGGGCTTTCCTGGGCGGTCTCGAAGAAGAAGCCGGACTTCGTCGGTATCCGCGGCCTGAAGCGGCCCGATCTTGTCAAGGACGGCCGCAAGCAGCTCGTCGGGCTCCTCACCAAGGATCCGAAGGTTGTATTGGAGGAAGGCGCGCAGATCGTTGCAGACCCGAACCAGCCGAAACCGATGACCATGCTCGGCCATGTGACTTCGTCCTACTGGTCGCCAAATTGTGGTCGATCGATCGCGCTCGCCGTGGTCGCCGGCGGACGGGCGCGCCTCGGTGAGACGCTCTACGTGCCGATGGCCGATCGGACGATCGCCGTCGAGGTAAGCGACATGGTGTTCTTTGACAAGGAAGGAGGTCGCCTCCATGGCTGA
- a CDS encoding sarcosine oxidase subunit beta family protein encodes MRKYSVFAVAREALRGHKGWGPHWASPEPRKQYDVIIIGGGGHGLGAAYYLAKEHGITNVAVLEKGWIGGGNTGRNTTIIRSNYLYEESMDIYEHSLKLWENLSLDLNYNVMYSPRGVMMLSHNIHDQQSFKRHINANRLYGIDNEWLTPEEAKAYCSPLDISKTARYPINGAALQRRGGTARHDAVAWGYARAASDRGVHIIQNCEVTGIRRDETGRVTGVDTNRGFIGAKKVGISAAGHTSTLMQMADVRVPLQSQPLQALVSEPLKPIFPCVVMSNSVHAYISQSDKGEFVIGAGTDQYNSYSQTGGLQIITHTLDAICELFPMFRRVKMMRQWGGIVDVTQDRSPIQGVTPVPGLYLNAGWGTGGFKATPGSANLFAYLIARGEPHRLAAGLTLERFRTGRLIDEAAAAAVAH; translated from the coding sequence ATGCGCAAATATTCTGTTTTTGCCGTGGCGCGCGAGGCGCTGCGCGGCCACAAGGGCTGGGGGCCGCACTGGGCCTCGCCGGAGCCGCGCAAGCAATATGATGTGATCATCATCGGCGGCGGCGGCCATGGCCTCGGCGCCGCCTATTATCTCGCGAAGGAGCACGGCATCACCAATGTCGCCGTGCTCGAAAAGGGCTGGATCGGCGGCGGCAATACCGGCCGCAACACGACGATCATCCGGTCCAACTATCTCTATGAAGAGAGCATGGACATCTACGAGCATTCACTGAAGCTCTGGGAAAACCTGTCGCTGGACCTGAACTACAACGTCATGTATTCGCCGCGCGGCGTCATGATGCTGTCGCACAACATCCACGACCAGCAGTCGTTCAAGCGGCACATCAACGCCAACCGGCTCTACGGCATCGACAACGAATGGCTGACACCGGAAGAGGCGAAGGCTTACTGCTCGCCGCTCGACATCTCCAAAACCGCCCGCTACCCGATCAACGGTGCAGCACTTCAGCGCCGCGGCGGCACGGCGCGCCATGATGCGGTCGCCTGGGGTTATGCGCGCGCCGCCTCCGACCGCGGCGTCCACATCATCCAGAACTGCGAAGTGACCGGCATTCGCCGCGACGAAACCGGCCGTGTGACCGGCGTCGACACCAATCGCGGCTTCATCGGTGCGAAGAAAGTCGGCATTTCCGCCGCCGGTCACACGTCCACCCTGATGCAGATGGCAGACGTGCGCGTGCCGCTGCAGAGCCAGCCGCTGCAGGCGCTCGTCTCCGAGCCCTTGAAGCCGATCTTCCCCTGCGTCGTGATGTCGAACTCGGTGCACGCCTATATCTCGCAGTCCGACAAGGGCGAATTCGTCATCGGCGCCGGTACCGACCAGTACAATTCCTATTCGCAGACCGGCGGCCTTCAGATCATCACCCATACGCTTGACGCGATCTGCGAGCTCTTCCCGATGTTCCGCCGCGTCAAGATGATGCGGCAATGGGGCGGCATCGTCGACGTCACACAGGACCGTTCGCCGATCCAAGGCGTGACACCCGTGCCCGGGCTCTATCTCAATGCCGGTTGGGGAACGGGCGGCTTCAAGGCGACTCCCGGCTCGGCCAATCTCTTTGCCTATCTCATCGCACGCGGGGAGCCGCATAGGCTCGCTGCGGGGCTGACGCTCGAGCGCTTCCGCACCGGGCGGCTCATCGACGAGGCGGCCGCCGCCGCCGTTGCGCATTGA
- a CDS encoding aa3-type cytochrome c oxidase subunit IV, producing MAEHHSGPVETGAPMDYSEHEKTYTLFINATKYGTLFCVALLIAMAAAFFTTMGFFSSFVLFIVLNVAGYFMLR from the coding sequence ATGGCAGAGCATCATTCGGGACCGGTCGAGACGGGCGCACCGATGGACTATTCCGAGCACGAGAAGACTTATACGCTCTTCATCAACGCAACGAAGTACGGCACGCTCTTCTGCGTGGCGTTGCTGATCGCCATGGCTGCCGCTTTCTTCACGACCATGGGCTTCTTCAGCTCTTTCGTGCTTTTCATCGTTCTCAACGTTGCCGGTTATTTCATGCTTCGCTAA
- a CDS encoding Re/Si-specific NAD(P)(+) transhydrogenase subunit alpha, whose translation MSEIVFIAKESDPNEGRVAGSVESVKKLKSLGFDVVVETGAGLRSRMLDAEYEKAGARIGTAADAKGADVILKVRRPTEAEIAGYRSGAIVIAIMDPYGNEEAIAAMAGAGLTAFAMELMPRITRAQSMDVLSSQANLAGYQAVIDAAHEYDRALPMMMTAAGTVPAAKVFIMGAGVAGLQAIATARRLGAMVSATDVRPAAKEQVASLGAKFIAVEDEEFKAAETAGGYAKEMSRDYQTKQAALVAEHIAKQDIVITTALIPGRPAPRLVTHEMLHSMKPGSVVVDLAVERGGNVEGAEAGKVTEVGGVKVVGHLNVPGRIAASASLLYAKNLVTFLETMVSKETKTLKLDMEDELVKATALTHGGAVVHPAFGGANRGEK comes from the coding sequence GTGAGCGAGATTGTCTTTATCGCCAAGGAATCGGATCCGAACGAGGGGCGCGTTGCCGGCTCCGTCGAAAGCGTCAAGAAGCTGAAATCGTTGGGTTTCGACGTGGTCGTGGAAACCGGTGCGGGTTTGCGTTCGCGCATGCTCGATGCCGAGTATGAGAAGGCCGGCGCCCGGATCGGCACGGCCGCCGACGCCAAGGGCGCCGACGTCATCCTCAAGGTCCGCCGACCGACGGAAGCGGAGATCGCCGGCTACAGATCCGGCGCGATCGTCATCGCCATCATGGATCCCTACGGCAACGAGGAGGCGATCGCCGCCATGGCCGGTGCGGGGCTCACCGCCTTCGCGATGGAACTGATGCCGCGCATCACCCGCGCCCAGTCGATGGACGTGCTCTCATCCCAAGCGAACCTCGCCGGTTACCAGGCTGTGATCGATGCGGCCCACGAATATGACCGGGCCCTACCGATGATGATGACGGCGGCCGGCACCGTGCCGGCGGCCAAAGTCTTCATCATGGGCGCCGGCGTCGCCGGATTGCAGGCGATCGCGACAGCACGACGCCTGGGGGCCATGGTGTCGGCCACCGACGTTCGCCCGGCGGCAAAAGAGCAGGTCGCCTCGCTGGGCGCCAAGTTCATCGCCGTCGAGGACGAGGAGTTCAAGGCGGCCGAGACCGCCGGCGGCTACGCCAAGGAAATGTCGAGGGACTATCAGACGAAGCAGGCCGCGCTCGTCGCCGAGCACATCGCCAAGCAGGACATCGTCATCACCACGGCGCTGATTCCCGGCCGCCCGGCGCCGCGCCTCGTCACCCACGAGATGCTTCATTCCATGAAGCCCGGCTCGGTCGTTGTCGATCTCGCCGTCGAGCGCGGCGGCAATGTCGAAGGCGCGGAGGCCGGCAAGGTCACGGAGGTCGGCGGCGTCAAGGTCGTCGGACACTTGAACGTGCCGGGCCGCATCGCCGCCTCTGCCTCACTGCTCTACGCCAAGAACCTCGTCACCTTCCTGGAGACGATGGTTTCCAAGGAGACGAAGACGCTCAAGCTCGACATGGAAGACGAGCTCGTCAAGGCGACGGCGCTGACGCACGGCGGGGCGGTAGTGCACCCGGCCTTCGGCGGCGCGAATCGGGGGGAGAAGTAA
- a CDS encoding adenylate/guanylate cyclase domain-containing protein, with amino-acid sequence MKDQVIRNIVLWMSEEGIRGLKEQDLLAGFCDQCRAAGIHIDRALGLIDTLHPEFEGRAFQWNSESDEVPDVVHYGSTSGGEAQENWQRSIFFHMLQENETERRVRLAQEPHIPFTMLDKLKAEGHTDCVGFIHHFTDRGRVGQMDCFYSYWTTKRRGGFNDEDFYALRTLLPTLALAVKAASCVRIIGTLADVYLGHDAGRRVVEGSIERGAAERIEAVMWFSDLRNYTRIAESVAPEEVIPFLNDYTGTVIRAIEEHGGSVLKLIGDGVLAIFNGCKPADACSAAIAAERQLRIMLAELNTRRLEKGKPTTDVYLGLHIGEVFYGNIGSQSRLDFTVVGPAVNEVSRIVSMCRSMERHVIMSSEFIGASPAAHRADAVSLGRFALRGVAKAKELFTWDPDVHPG; translated from the coding sequence ATGAAGGATCAGGTAATCCGCAACATCGTTCTGTGGATGTCGGAGGAGGGAATTCGCGGCCTCAAGGAACAGGACCTCCTCGCAGGTTTCTGCGATCAGTGCCGCGCAGCAGGTATCCACATCGATCGCGCCCTAGGACTGATCGACACGCTCCACCCGGAATTCGAAGGCCGCGCCTTCCAGTGGAACAGCGAAAGCGATGAAGTGCCGGATGTCGTGCACTACGGATCGACGAGCGGCGGCGAGGCCCAGGAGAACTGGCAGCGCTCGATCTTCTTCCACATGCTCCAGGAAAACGAAACCGAACGCCGCGTCCGCCTTGCGCAGGAGCCGCATATCCCCTTCACCATGCTCGACAAGCTGAAGGCCGAGGGGCACACCGACTGCGTCGGCTTCATCCATCACTTCACCGACCGCGGCCGCGTCGGACAGATGGATTGCTTCTATTCTTACTGGACGACGAAAAGACGTGGAGGCTTCAACGACGAGGACTTCTACGCGCTCCGAACGCTGTTGCCGACGCTTGCGCTCGCCGTCAAGGCCGCCTCATGCGTGCGCATCATCGGCACCCTCGCAGACGTTTATCTCGGCCATGATGCCGGCCGACGGGTCGTCGAGGGCAGCATCGAAAGGGGGGCGGCCGAGCGCATCGAGGCGGTCATGTGGTTCTCCGATCTGCGCAATTACACGCGCATCGCCGAGAGTGTCGCGCCGGAGGAGGTCATTCCGTTCCTCAACGACTATACCGGCACGGTGATCAGAGCGATCGAGGAGCACGGCGGCAGTGTGCTGAAGCTGATCGGCGATGGTGTCCTCGCCATCTTCAACGGCTGCAAGCCGGCCGACGCCTGCAGCGCGGCGATCGCTGCCGAGCGGCAACTGCGCATCATGCTCGCCGAATTGAACACGCGACGGCTCGAGAAAGGAAAGCCAACCACCGACGTCTATCTCGGGCTACATATCGGCGAGGTTTTCTACGGAAACATCGGCAGCCAGAGCCGACTCGATTTCACCGTGGTCGGACCCGCCGTCAACGAGGTGAGCCGCATCGTCTCGATGTGTCGCTCGATGGAACGTCACGTCATCATGTCTTCGGAATTCATTGGTGCCTCGCCGGCCGCGCATCGCGCCGATGCCGTGTCGCTCGGGCGCTTCGCGCTTCGCGGCGTCGCTAAAGCCAAGGAACTCTTCACCTGGGATCCGGACGTGCACCCCGGCTGA